CCATAGCAGAATATTTAAAAACTATCAGGAATAAGAGCAGGCTTGATGCCTGCCTTTTTTAATGCTTGTTAAGTTTTAGTACATCTATATATTGACAAAAACTATAAATAGGTGTACACTATATCTTGTAAGGAAAAATGTTGTAAGACATAAAAGTTGTAGTAAAATATTAATGAAGGAGTGATGCCACATATGAAGAAAACATTAAAAGTAGCATTAAGTGCATTATTAATAAGCACGATGTTAATACCAGCAGCAGGCTTTGCAGATAAAACATCAAATAGCGTAACATTAACGTCTACAACAATGACAACGACAAGTACAGCAAGCACGACAACTAATACGCCAGCAGCAAGTTCACATCATATAGCAGGACTTCCTAATGAGCCTGTATATGAGTCTAATCCGAACATATATATAGAAGGCAAAAAGGTTGACTTTAGAAATACTCAGGAAATACAAAAGGTTAATGGAACATATCAGGTTGTAACAGTTAACAGACCTATATTAATTGTTCGTGGACGTGTAATGATGCCTTTGAGAGCTTTTATATATTACATTACAAATTATGTGAACGTGGTTAAAAGTCAGGTGGGCGGTGCTGTTGGACCTCCTGATATTGTATACTGGGATCCTGGATATAAATCAAACAGACCTGATGGATTTATAATTAACTCTGTAAGGTATGATAATGAATTAAATGGTTCTGGTTATCCAATGCCTGCTGATCCGTGGAAGTTAGGCTTTTTTATAAGAATGCCATATATAGTTAAAGCTATAGACAATCCATATCATTATATGTTATTTAAGACTGATGTGCCACCTTTAATAATGGACGATGGTGTGACATACTTGCCGTTGAGAGCTGAAGCAAATGCCTTTGGATATGGCGTAAAGTTTGATCAGGCAACGAATTCAATATATATAAGCAAAAACTTGCCAATAGAATATGGAGATCAGTTCAAAAAAATTACTGATGTTGTACCGCCTAATGGTATGATATCTGGTAATGTTGGAGTTATAGCATTTGACGGTAACACAGGTCAATTATATACTATGACAGATACTTATGGAAATTACACAACTCAATATGTAGAACCGTGGAAATAAGGCAGGGAATATCCTGTCTTATTTTTTTGAGGACATAAGTCCTCTTTTTTATGGAGGTGATTTTTAATGATAAAAGACCTTCTAATATTTAAAGAAAGAGAGGAGGTGAAAAACAAAACGAAAAAAGCAATACCGCTAATATTATCAGGAATAATGATATTTGGCAGCATAGCATATACTCCTGTGAAAGCAAAAGCGGATACTCCTGCAATATCAGACAATGGTACAACATACGTGACAGTCCATATTCACAGAGAGCTTACAGCAGAACAATATCAAAAAATAAAAGCTTCAGGCGGTGATCCATCACACTTCACAGACAATACTTTTTCAATAGATGACCTGATAAAAGCAGGTGCAGTAATACCTGATGGTGAAAGAATTGTATCGGCAGAAGTAACAAGTTCGTCAAACGGACAGGCAAGAGTGATGTCAACATCAGACAGTGGATTGACAATAGGAACATGGGGCGGAAATGTAGAGCCTGATATGAACAGTCTCCAGTTTTCTTGGGCGCATATAAAGCACTACTATAGCTATATGGCATATTCATCTACTTTGATAGGTCAAGATGATCACTTTAAGATGCCACGTACATTAGGATATGATCAACTGTTTATGCAAATAACAAATCCGCCTGGAATAAACAGTATCTTAAAAAATTACGCACAAAATCCAGAAAATCCTAGTATAACAATAGATGGTGCAAATAGTGATAGTGATAAAGCAGGCTGGCAAGTTGCAACATTTGATGCGTCCAATATAGATCAGGCAAAAACAAGTACAACATATAAAAAAGATGGAATACCTGCAATACTCTTAAATCCAGATAAAGATTATACATCGCCTCAAGGTTATGTAAGTGATCAAGGTAAATATTTTGTCAATGATGCACCGCCTGTGTGGAGCAATACGGAAGGCAGCGATAATGTTAATTATGCTTCATGGGTACAAAAAACTGATAGTGGAGATTATCAATTTGGTAAAGGCAAGCAAATATCAAATATGCAGGTATATCCTCAATTTGACTTTTACCTTATGACAGAAGGCAAAACAGCAGCGTCACGATACGATACAAACTATGTAGCACTGTATTTTCCGCTTCATAAAGAAAGCAACGGAGAATATCTCTATTTAGGCGATCCAAATTCAAATAATGTTCCAAAAGAATTAATAGGACATGACTATAATAATTGGATACCAACAACACTAGCAGATCAAATAAATCCTTTGACTGGCAGTAAGTATGATTTAAGACGTGATCCAAATACAGGCATGTACTATCAGGTTCAGCCTAACGGACAATGGGGTTCTAATGGATGGTACTTTTTGAGATATGTGTATGATGAAACAACAGGAAAATATGTACCTTTAACAGACTTAAGATATCCTAATGGCAGTCCTGTGCAAATTGTATATGGTGATGGAGTACCTAATGCTCAAATAATAGGTGCGTCATATATTTTACTTCCTCCTCAATATAAAGGACATAAAATAAAAGCCTTTGTGTATAACACAGATGTAGGCTTTGATTTTGGTATTGATGTACGTGTAATGAAATCTAATAAGTACATTTTTGATACTGATGTAACGCTTAAAATAACATACTCAAATGGCAGTGGACTAGTGATAACAAAGACAGTAGACAGACCTTATATAAACATTGGAGAGAGCGACTACTATGAGGTGACAGTTAAAAATACATCAGATAAGCCTGTTGACAATGTTGTTGTAACTGACCAAATGCCACAAGGACTTAAATATGTAAGCATTGAGCCTTCAATTGGCTATTACAATGGATATATGTGGTATATAGGTACGTTAGAGCCTAATCAGACTGCTATATTGAAAGCAAATGTAATTGCAGTAAGCAACGGTGAATACGTAAATAGTGCAGTGGTAAATAATAAGGCAGCTTCTGCAACAATATTTGTCGGTGATTATCAGGCAACTGGAAACCTGACAGTATCAGAAATCCATACATTTGACCAAAACAACCATGACACAGCAATTATAAGCAAACCTCAATACGTCCATATAGCTGTTGATACAAAATCGCTTTATCAGTTTCATGGAACAGCAACTGCAAGGCTGTATATAAATCATAATCTAGTAAACACTCAAATAGTAAACTATGATCCATTCGGTGAAAAATCAGTCGATTTCGGTTCG
This portion of the Thermoanaerobacterium sp. RBIITD genome encodes:
- a CDS encoding DUF11 domain-containing protein; translation: MIKDLLIFKEREEVKNKTKKAIPLILSGIMIFGSIAYTPVKAKADTPAISDNGTTYVTVHIHRELTAEQYQKIKASGGDPSHFTDNTFSIDDLIKAGAVIPDGERIVSAEVTSSSNGQARVMSTSDSGLTIGTWGGNVEPDMNSLQFSWAHIKHYYSYMAYSSTLIGQDDHFKMPRTLGYDQLFMQITNPPGINSILKNYAQNPENPSITIDGANSDSDKAGWQVATFDASNIDQAKTSTTYKKDGIPAILLNPDKDYTSPQGYVSDQGKYFVNDAPPVWSNTEGSDNVNYASWVQKTDSGDYQFGKGKQISNMQVYPQFDFYLMTEGKTAASRYDTNYVALYFPLHKESNGEYLYLGDPNSNNVPKELIGHDYNNWIPTTLADQINPLTGSKYDLRRDPNTGMYYQVQPNGQWGSNGWYFLRYVYDETTGKYVPLTDLRYPNGSPVQIVYGDGVPNAQIIGASYILLPPQYKGHKIKAFVYNTDVGFDFGIDVRVMKSNKYIFDTDVTLKITYSNGSGLVITKTVDRPYINIGESDYYEVTVKNTSDKPVDNVVVTDQMPQGLKYVSIEPSIGYYNGYMWYIGTLEPNQTAILKANVIAVSNGEYVNSAVVNNKAASATIFVGDYQATGNLTVSEIHTFDQNNHDTAIISKPQYVHIAVDTKSLYQFHGTATARLYINHNLVNTQIVNYDPFGEKSVDFGSYYLTGTELITATIDYNNPVYQGDNDGSKAGEMFHNTDNDRLLKETQYKDNVLNKQLEGGQKEVSGGTLDVKFDFTGTTKNPYNNMDEAMVGDSIGTVNYTEDSNWVYDRYIVESLNHYVANSSPWGTHQENPTSHKVLVNPENASYTDNFNWYLPTSPYPGGPLNQESISFTTLPVMQGSSGSNTNYWTDYYQWNVITGSYVNSWWEDYGYWTTEYYSWTDSDGNVHFGSYSLYHPVPVKVSSGPITYQDLGNPEYTSTGVTNYNVSWGQINLLPVSGKRYDDDHYNIESYSYDMWVTLTDWDYYKNQMYWTGIPQHFGMDKKPLRVYYNNAPVAYFSVVGDVNGVNKNNKISLQDLSYDPDFDPIVAWKWNIDGNVFTDKTAAENYLNTVAVNQPGYHLIKLSVEDNPTGRYSRLKARWSDVYMKTLQIYPENNSPVSYKAQITFDRDVVYTLWHPSVPSIAIDSEQHSFLKVHVKVTDIGYWTYEYGVNGEKILRFVPLDLTKVDEPETLVVRYKDAGRQTITPKYVKNLKQDKNSFEYDAYFEYPKAGQIDLNDIYYANQGINPYTKDTKMVFPFEVEKYGKVDTLVKDNVAINAFDPTFANPPGPDVTYFERIHGLGIARVDHYLLKDNKLYLKMQPDPLMKPVPFIGRKDTQIDNKLEYDVDHQVYPY
- a CDS encoding stalk domain-containing protein, producing the protein MKKTLKVALSALLISTMLIPAAGFADKTSNSVTLTSTTMTTTSTASTTTNTPAASSHHIAGLPNEPVYESNPNIYIEGKKVDFRNTQEIQKVNGTYQVVTVNRPILIVRGRVMMPLRAFIYYITNYVNVVKSQVGGAVGPPDIVYWDPGYKSNRPDGFIINSVRYDNELNGSGYPMPADPWKLGFFIRMPYIVKAIDNPYHYMLFKTDVPPLIMDDGVTYLPLRAEANAFGYGVKFDQATNSIYISKNLPIEYGDQFKKITDVVPPNGMISGNVGVIAFDGNTGQLYTMTDTYGNYTTQYVEPWK